From a single Oxalobacter vibrioformis genomic region:
- a CDS encoding O-acetylhomoserine aminocarboxypropyltransferase/cysteine synthase family protein has protein sequence MKIDTLAIHAGYSPDPVTKSVAVPIYQTVAYAFDSAQHGADLFDLKVPGNIYTRIMNPTNDVLEKRVAALEGGIGALAMASGMAAITCAIQTISEMGDNIVTASTLYGGSYNLFAHTLPQYGIDVRFANSRDPESFIPLIDSRTKAIFCESVGNPFGNVTDIERLAEIAHAHGIPLIVDNTVPTPYLCRPFEWGADIVVHALTKSLGGHANSLGGAVVDSGKFPWAESERFNRLNEPDVSYHGVVYTKEMGDAAYITRARVVPLRNMGAALSPMNAFLILQGIETLHLRMERACDNALAVARYLKDHPKVAWVNCAALPDHPDHALLQKYMNGKAPSILSFGVKPSAGISPRDAGARVLDAVNLFTRLVNIGDSRSLITHSASTTHRQLSPEELEKAGVSEDMLRLSIGLEHIDDLIADLDQALATV, from the coding sequence ATGAAAATCGACACCCTTGCCATTCATGCGGGCTATTCGCCCGATCCTGTGACCAAATCCGTCGCCGTCCCGATTTACCAGACAGTGGCCTATGCCTTTGACAGCGCCCAGCACGGCGCGGATCTCTTTGATCTCAAGGTGCCGGGCAATATCTATACCCGGATAATGAATCCCACGAACGATGTGCTGGAAAAACGGGTAGCGGCACTGGAAGGCGGTATTGGCGCTCTGGCAATGGCATCCGGCATGGCGGCCATTACCTGTGCCATCCAGACGATTTCAGAGATGGGTGACAATATCGTCACAGCCAGCACGCTGTATGGCGGCTCGTATAATCTTTTTGCGCATACCCTGCCGCAATACGGCATTGATGTCCGTTTTGCCAATTCACGTGATCCGGAAAGTTTTATCCCGCTGATTGATTCAAGAACCAAGGCGATTTTCTGTGAATCCGTGGGCAATCCATTCGGTAATGTGACCGATATTGAACGGCTGGCAGAAATTGCCCATGCGCATGGCATTCCGCTGATCGTGGACAATACCGTACCGACACCTTATCTGTGCCGTCCTTTTGAATGGGGGGCGGATATTGTGGTGCATGCACTGACCAAGTCGCTTGGTGGACATGCCAACAGCCTGGGCGGCGCAGTGGTCGACAGCGGAAAATTTCCCTGGGCTGAAAGTGAGCGTTTCAATCGCTTGAATGAGCCGGATGTGTCATACCACGGTGTGGTCTACACGAAAGAGATGGGGGATGCGGCCTATATTACCCGGGCGCGCGTGGTACCGTTGCGTAATATGGGGGCAGCGCTTTCCCCGATGAATGCTTTCCTGATTCTCCAGGGTATTGAAACCCTGCATCTGCGCATGGAACGCGCCTGCGATAATGCGCTGGCGGTTGCCCGCTATCTGAAAGATCATCCGAAAGTGGCATGGGTCAATTGTGCGGCATTGCCGGATCATCCGGATCATGCGCTGCTTCAGAAATACATGAATGGCAAAGCGCCAAGTATCCTCTCATTTGGCGTCAAGCCATCCGCAGGGATCAGTCCGCGTGATGCAGGGGCGCGCGTGCTGGATGCGGTAAATCTCTTCACGCGCCTGGTCAATATCGGGGATTCCCGTTCGCTGATTACCCACTCCGCCTCAACGACTCATCGCCAGTTAAGCCCGGAAGAATTGGAAAAAGCGGGGGTTTCCGAGGATATGCTGCGCCTTTCCATCGGGCTGGAGCATATCGATGACCTGATAGCCGATCTGGATCAGGCACTGG